The following proteins come from a genomic window of Bacteroidota bacterium:
- a CDS encoding Ppx/GppA family phosphatase — MKIAVIDLGTNTFNLLIGEVNNLNHYRILYNTKAAVQLGKGGITKRIITPEAINRGVITIGSYLQIISTYNVDKVYAYATSAVRGAINGKDFTDRIKTEFNLDINVISGEKEAELIYYGVKLGVNLTDETSVIMDIGGGSTEFIICNAYQIFWKKSFDVGAARILEAFQPSNPIKVEEIKKIEDYFNEELEELFAAIEFHQAKTLIGSSGSFDTFAEIIAHKFYEPSIVENITEYTFNIGDYHIIHEQLIRSTREERYKTKGLIPMRVDMIVIASVFTSFMLKKNQISNMRLSAYSLKEGVLNEAINGVLVEG, encoded by the coding sequence ATGAAAATTGCTGTAATAGACTTAGGAACCAATACATTTAACCTGCTTATAGGGGAGGTAAATAATTTAAATCATTATCGAATCCTTTATAATACAAAAGCCGCTGTACAACTAGGCAAGGGAGGCATAACCAAACGTATAATTACACCTGAGGCAATTAACCGAGGAGTAATTACAATTGGATCTTATTTACAGATAATCTCCACTTACAATGTTGATAAAGTTTATGCTTATGCCACATCAGCTGTAAGAGGAGCTATTAATGGAAAAGATTTTACAGATCGGATAAAAACAGAATTTAATCTTGATATTAATGTAATTTCGGGAGAAAAGGAAGCAGAGTTAATTTATTATGGTGTTAAGCTTGGGGTAAATTTAACGGATGAAACTTCTGTTATAATGGATATTGGAGGGGGAAGCACTGAATTTATAATATGCAACGCCTACCAGATTTTCTGGAAAAAAAGTTTTGATGTAGGAGCAGCCAGGATACTTGAAGCTTTTCAACCTTCAAATCCAATTAAAGTAGAGGAAATAAAAAAAATAGAAGATTATTTTAATGAAGAGCTTGAGGAGCTATTTGCAGCAATTGAGTTTCACCAGGCAAAAACTCTAATAGGATCAAGTGGCTCTTTTGATACTTTTGCTGAAATCATTGCCCACAAATTTTATGAGCCCTCAATCGTAGAAAATATAACAGAATACACCTTTAACATTGGAGATTATCATATTATCCATGAACAGTTAATCAGATCAACCCGAGAGGAGAGATATAAAACAAAAGGGCTAATACCCATGCGTGTTGACATGATAGTAATTGCATCGGTTTTTACAAGTTTCATGTTAAAAAAGAATCAGATTTCCAATATGCGCTTATCTGCCTATTCTCTTAAAGAAGGTGTTCTAAATGAAGCAATTAACGGTGTGCTGGTGGAAGGTTAA
- a CDS encoding DUF4258 domain-containing protein encodes MIKDRDRNLKGWLPAERVVQEIQDHELIISKDAACQLKCLDISHNDLLALVKNAKVDFGQSKVRIKPCPSYVLESGLNKKSAILEIQKCEKSATLINIKVVGQKCECS; translated from the coding sequence TTGATAAAAGATAGGGATCGCAATTTAAAAGGTTGGCTTCCAGCAGAAAGGGTGGTTCAGGAAATTCAAGATCATGAATTAATAATTAGCAAGGACGCAGCGTGTCAATTAAAATGTCTTGATATTTCTCACAATGATTTATTGGCTTTAGTTAAAAATGCGAAGGTTGATTTTGGCCAAAGCAAGGTAAGAATAAAGCCTTGTCCATCCTATGTTTTAGAATCAGGTTTAAACAAGAAAAGTGCAATTTTAGAAATCCAAAAATGTGAAAAGTCAGCAACACTTATTAATATTAAAGTTGTAGGGCAAAAATGTGAATGTTCCTGA
- a CDS encoding alanine dehydrogenase → MSPKDAMFSFAKSAGLMPQEEMLEVSKRKSSLYIGIPKETSFQENRVPLVPDAIALLINNGHDIVVETNAGKAANFHDKDYSDAGAKIAYSTDEVYKADMILKVEPPSLEEIEMMQHKQTLISALQLTIQPENFVKKLMDKKVTAIAYDFIKDEEGIFPIVRSMSEIAGNTSILIAAEYLSNVNNGQGSMLGGISGVSPTEVVILGAGTVGEYAARAALGLGASVKVFDNSIFKLRRLQNNLGLRIFTSVLQPKVLMKSMKTADVVIGSIRAAEGRTPLVVSEEMVGEMKFGSVIIDVSIDQGGCFETSRVTNHTNPVFRKYGVIHYCVPNIASRVSRTASYALSNVFAPILLNIGEEGGVNNVLRRDKGVRHGVYIYNGILTNKYLGETFNLPYKDIDLMMAAY, encoded by the coding sequence ATGTCACCAAAGGATGCTATGTTTTCTTTCGCAAAATCTGCCGGGCTTATGCCTCAGGAAGAAATGCTTGAAGTTTCAAAAAGAAAAAGTTCATTGTATATAGGTATTCCAAAGGAAACCTCATTCCAGGAAAACCGTGTCCCTCTTGTTCCCGATGCCATTGCGCTACTTATTAACAATGGCCATGATATAGTTGTGGAAACCAATGCAGGTAAAGCAGCCAATTTCCACGATAAGGATTATAGTGATGCAGGGGCTAAAATTGCCTACAGCACAGATGAGGTTTACAAAGCAGACATGATTTTGAAAGTGGAACCACCTTCACTTGAAGAAATTGAAATGATGCAGCACAAGCAAACTTTAATTTCAGCCTTGCAACTTACAATCCAACCCGAAAATTTTGTAAAAAAATTGATGGATAAAAAGGTAACTGCAATTGCTTATGATTTCATAAAAGATGAAGAAGGAATTTTTCCTATTGTTCGTTCCATGAGCGAAATTGCAGGAAACACCTCCATTCTCATTGCTGCCGAATATTTAAGCAACGTAAATAATGGGCAAGGATCAATGCTGGGAGGCATTTCTGGTGTTTCTCCAACAGAAGTTGTAATTCTGGGTGCCGGTACAGTGGGTGAGTATGCTGCGCGAGCAGCCCTTGGCCTTGGAGCATCAGTAAAGGTATTTGACAATTCGATATTTAAATTAAGAAGATTACAAAATAATTTAGGTTTAAGGATTTTTACCTCAGTTCTTCAGCCTAAAGTATTAATGAAATCAATGAAAACAGCCGATGTGGTCATTGGTTCTATTAGAGCTGCTGAAGGAAGAACTCCTTTAGTTGTTTCTGAAGAAATGGTAGGCGAAATGAAATTTGGATCTGTTATTATTGATGTTAGTATTGATCAGGGAGGATGTTTTGAAACATCAAGGGTTACCAACCATACTAATCCGGTTTTTAGAAAATATGGAGTAATTCATTATTGCGTGCCTAATATTGCATCAAGAGTTTCACGTACAGCCTCTTATGCGCTTAGTAATGTTTTTGCTCCAATTCTTTTGAATATTGGAGAGGAGGGAGGAGTGAACAATGTTTTAAGGCGCGACAAGGGTGTTAGACACGGGGTTTATATTTACAATGGAATATTAACCAACAAATATCTTGGAGAAACTTTCAACCTACCGTATAAAGACATTGATTTAATGATGGCTGCTTATTGA
- the tsaE gene encoding tRNA (adenosine(37)-N6)-threonylcarbamoyltransferase complex ATPase subunit type 1 TsaE encodes MKTKTKENICVKSLQELTIAADLLLDFKEDNKIFAFFGAMGSGKTSFIKAICRKLGVESNVTSPTFSIVNEYLGSGNSVIYHFDFYRIKNELEAFDIGFEDYIYSGNLCFIEWPEKIAGLLPEKYVCIEITEDDRGYRLITFQK; translated from the coding sequence ATGAAAACAAAGACTAAAGAAAACATATGTGTAAAAAGCCTGCAGGAACTCACAATTGCTGCCGATTTATTGCTTGATTTTAAAGAGGATAATAAAATTTTTGCCTTTTTTGGTGCTATGGGCTCAGGAAAAACAAGTTTTATTAAGGCAATTTGCAGGAAATTGGGTGTTGAAAGTAATGTAACCAGTCCAACTTTTTCAATTGTAAATGAATATTTAGGATCAGGAAATAGTGTTATTTACCATTTTGATTTCTATCGAATAAAAAATGAGTTGGAAGCTTTCGATATTGGATTTGAGGATTACATTTATAGCGGAAATCTTTGTTTTATTGAATGGCCTGAAAAAATAGCAGGTTTATTGCCTGAAAAATATGTATGCATAGAAATAACCGAAGATGATCGGGGATACAGATTGATTACTTTTCAAAAATAA
- a CDS encoding bifunctional response regulator/alkaline phosphatase family protein gives MDKINILWADDEIDLLKPHILFLEAKGYNVDTVNNGQDALDLIEKKHFDLVLLDENMPGISGIETLNIIKSKNSGLPVVMITKSEEETIMEDAIGSKISDYLIKPVNPNQILLSIKKNLENKRLISEKTASNYQQDFRNIGMTLSDNLSYQEWVEVYRKLVYWELELEKTRDSSMAEILKMQKQEANALFSRFIEKNYIDWLNGKNDPPVQSHTIFKNKIIPETDGTQPVFLILIDNLRFDQWKVLQPIFEEYFRIEKEELYCSILPTATQYARNAMFAGLLPSEIEKRFPKMWLNDEEEGGKNMNEMDFLADQLKRLGKNFKHSYTKITNYAFGKKVVENISNLFNNHFNVIVYNFVDMLSHARTEMEMIRELADDEAAYRSLTLSWFEHSPLLEMIKQIAEKKGKIILTTDHGTIRVTEPSKVVGDRNTNTNLRYKQGKSLDYIKKDVFEVKNPNDAYLPKIHVSSTFVFVKGDKFFAYPNNYNYYVNFYKNTFQHGGISLEEMLIPFVVMNPK, from the coding sequence ATGGACAAAATAAATATTTTATGGGCAGATGATGAAATTGATCTGCTTAAACCTCATATATTATTCCTTGAAGCAAAGGGATACAATGTAGACACTGTAAACAATGGTCAGGATGCCCTTGATCTTATAGAAAAAAAACACTTTGATTTAGTGCTTTTGGATGAAAATATGCCTGGAATTTCAGGTATTGAAACCCTTAATATTATCAAAAGCAAAAACAGTGGTTTACCCGTGGTTATGATTACCAAAAGCGAGGAAGAAACCATTATGGAGGATGCCATAGGATCTAAAATTTCTGATTACCTTATTAAACCTGTAAACCCAAATCAAATTTTACTTTCAATTAAAAAAAATCTGGAAAATAAAAGGTTGATTAGTGAAAAAACAGCTTCTAATTACCAACAGGATTTTAGAAACATCGGCATGACTTTGAGTGATAATCTTTCCTATCAGGAATGGGTTGAAGTATACCGTAAATTAGTGTATTGGGAACTTGAACTTGAAAAAACAAGGGATAGCAGCATGGCTGAAATTTTAAAAATGCAAAAGCAAGAAGCCAATGCTTTATTCTCAAGATTTATCGAAAAAAACTATATCGACTGGCTTAACGGAAAAAATGATCCCCCAGTTCAGTCTCATACAATTTTTAAGAATAAAATTATCCCTGAAACCGATGGTACTCAGCCTGTTTTCTTAATTTTAATTGATAACCTTAGATTTGACCAGTGGAAAGTATTACAGCCAATTTTTGAAGAATATTTCCGTATTGAGAAAGAGGAGCTTTATTGTAGTATTCTGCCCACTGCCACTCAATATGCTAGAAATGCTATGTTTGCAGGTTTACTGCCATCTGAAATAGAGAAGAGATTTCCTAAAATGTGGCTAAATGATGAAGAAGAAGGTGGAAAAAACATGAATGAAATGGATTTTTTGGCTGACCAGTTAAAAAGGCTCGGTAAAAATTTCAAACATTCTTATACCAAAATTACCAATTACGCATTTGGAAAAAAGGTTGTTGAAAATATTTCAAACCTGTTTAATAACCATTTCAATGTTATAGTTTATAATTTTGTGGATATGCTCTCACATGCCAGAACTGAAATGGAAATGATTAGAGAATTAGCCGATGATGAAGCAGCCTACAGATCATTAACTTTATCTTGGTTTGAGCATTCACCTTTATTGGAAATGATTAAACAAATTGCTGAAAAAAAAGGCAAGATAATTTTAACTACTGATCATGGTACAATTCGGGTAACAGAGCCATCGAAAGTTGTGGGTGATAGAAATACAAATACCAATTTGCGGTATAAGCAGGGTAAAAGTTTGGATTATATTAAAAAAGATGTTTTTGAGGTGAAAAATCCAAATGATGCATACCTTCCTAAAATTCACGTAAGTTCTACATTTGTGTTTGTAAAAGGAGATAAATTTTTTGCCTATCCAAATAACTACAATTATTATGTGAATTTTTATAAAAACACTTTTCAGCACGGTGGCATATCTTTGGAAGAAATGCTTATCCCTTTTGTTGTTATGAACCCAAAATAA
- a CDS encoding HD domain-containing protein gives MYSNKLKIFNDPVYGFVHIPFELIYDLIEHPYFQRLRRIKQLGMTHLVYPGALHTRFHHAMGAMYLMGQAIETIRNKGHEITEEEAEAVTVAVLLHDIGHGPFSHALEHSLVHNITHEDISALFMDKLNKDLKGKLSLAIQIFRNEYKKKFLHQLISSQLDVDRLDYLKRDSFFTGVSEGVISSDRIIKMFNVFDDHLVVEAKGIYSIEKFIIARRLMYWQVYLHKTVLAAEHLLINILKRAKELAENNVELFCTPVFKAFLYNKYDKASFEHDPKVLETFSKLDDYDIFTSIKTWTMHEDKILSRLCKNMENRNLYKIEIQKEPFKKSYINKKKAQVIAKYGFSKKDAGYFVFTSSITNNAYNTKNDRINILFKDKTILDIAKAADQLNISALSKTVKKYFICYPKDC, from the coding sequence ATCTATTCCAACAAACTTAAGATATTTAACGACCCAGTTTACGGTTTTGTACATATTCCCTTTGAATTAATTTACGATTTAATTGAACACCCTTACTTCCAACGTTTAAGGAGAATCAAACAATTAGGCATGACGCACCTGGTTTATCCGGGAGCACTCCATACAAGATTTCACCATGCTATGGGAGCAATGTATTTAATGGGCCAGGCTATAGAAACAATTCGAAACAAGGGGCATGAAATTACTGAGGAGGAAGCTGAAGCTGTAACTGTAGCTGTTTTACTTCATGACATAGGACATGGTCCATTTTCACATGCTCTGGAACACAGCTTAGTTCATAATATTACCCATGAGGATATTTCTGCCTTATTCATGGATAAGCTAAACAAAGATTTAAAAGGCAAACTCAGCCTTGCTATTCAAATTTTCCGAAATGAATACAAAAAGAAATTCCTGCATCAGCTCATTTCAAGTCAATTGGATGTAGACAGGCTTGATTACCTTAAACGTGATAGTTTCTTTACAGGAGTTTCAGAAGGTGTAATTAGTTCAGACAGAATCATAAAAATGTTTAATGTATTTGATGATCATTTGGTTGTTGAAGCCAAAGGAATTTATTCGATTGAAAAATTCATTATTGCAAGAAGATTAATGTATTGGCAGGTTTACCTTCACAAAACAGTACTTGCAGCAGAACATCTTTTGATAAATATTTTAAAACGGGCAAAAGAACTTGCAGAAAACAACGTTGAACTTTTTTGCACTCCTGTTTTTAAAGCATTTCTTTACAACAAATACGATAAAGCATCCTTTGAACACGATCCAAAAGTATTGGAAACATTTTCTAAACTGGATGATTATGATATTTTCACTTCAATTAAAACCTGGACAATGCATGAGGATAAAATACTTTCCAGGTTGTGCAAAAACATGGAAAACCGTAATCTTTACAAAATAGAGATACAAAAAGAGCCTTTTAAAAAGTCATATATTAATAAAAAAAAGGCCCAAGTGATTGCTAAATATGGCTTTTCAAAGAAAGATGCAGGATATTTTGTGTTTACATCAAGCATTACAAATAACGCTTATAACACTAAAAATGACAGGATTAATATCCTTTTTAAAGATAAAACTATTTTAGATATTGCAAAAGCCGCTGATCAGTTGAATATTTCGGCATTATCAAAAACAGTGAAAAAATACTTTATTTGTTATCCAAAGGATTGTTAA
- the lpxD gene encoding UDP-3-O-(3-hydroxymyristoyl)glucosamine N-acyltransferase: protein MEFTASQVAEILNGSIEGNAEIKVSKLSKIEEGETGSITFLANPQYTQYIYNTQASVVIVNRNFVPASPIKETCTLIRVDDPYKAFSKLLGAYSQLKRNKKGIEAGSYIAASALIGKDVYVGATAYIGENAIIGDNVKIYPQVYVGDNVIIKAGTTLFPGVKIYSDCHIGSECEIHSGVIIGADGFGFTPNAENNYEKVPQIGNVIIEDHVEIGANTCIDRATLGSTIIRKGVKLDNLIQIAHNVEIGENTVIAAQAGIAGSVKIGKNCMLGGQTGYKGHITLSDNVKVGAQAGVGVDLKEGEIVMGSPSFPIGDFRRSHVLFRTLPKLNDKIKNLTQEIEALKKELHNKI from the coding sequence ATGGAATTTACGGCAAGTCAGGTAGCAGAAATCCTTAACGGTAGTATTGAGGGCAATGCTGAAATTAAAGTAAGCAAGCTTTCGAAAATTGAAGAAGGAGAAACTGGGTCTATTACTTTTCTTGCAAACCCTCAGTATACTCAATATATTTATAACACACAGGCCTCTGTTGTTATCGTTAATAGAAATTTTGTGCCAGCATCCCCCATAAAAGAAACCTGTACTTTAATACGTGTTGATGATCCCTACAAAGCTTTTTCCAAACTCCTTGGAGCTTATAGTCAGTTGAAACGAAATAAAAAGGGTATAGAAGCAGGATCTTATATTGCAGCCTCTGCCTTAATTGGCAAAGACGTATATGTAGGAGCTACTGCTTACATAGGCGAGAATGCAATAATTGGTGATAATGTAAAAATATATCCACAGGTTTATGTTGGAGATAATGTAATAATTAAAGCGGGAACAACTCTTTTTCCAGGAGTAAAAATTTATTCGGATTGTCATATTGGTTCTGAATGTGAAATTCATTCAGGTGTAATAATTGGGGCGGATGGTTTTGGATTTACACCAAATGCAGAAAACAATTATGAGAAGGTGCCCCAAATAGGCAATGTGATTATAGAAGATCATGTGGAAATTGGTGCAAATACTTGTATAGACAGGGCTACACTGGGATCGACCATTATAAGAAAAGGAGTAAAACTGGATAATTTAATTCAGATTGCACACAATGTGGAAATTGGAGAGAACACGGTAATAGCAGCACAAGCCGGAATTGCAGGATCAGTAAAAATTGGCAAAAACTGTATGCTTGGTGGCCAAACCGGATATAAGGGGCATATAACACTATCGGATAATGTTAAGGTAGGGGCTCAAGCTGGTGTTGGAGTTGATTTGAAGGAGGGTGAAATAGTAATGGGTTCTCCCTCGTTTCCAATTGGAGATTTTAGACGTTCCCATGTTTTATTCAGGACTTTGCCGAAACTTAATGATAAGATCAAAAACTTAACACAAGAGATAGAAGCACTTAAAAAAGAATTACACAACAAAATATGA
- a CDS encoding bifunctional UDP-3-O-[3-hydroxymyristoyl] N-acetylglucosamine deacetylase/3-hydroxyacyl-ACP dehydratase, with protein sequence MSDKQRTIQNAVSISGIGLHTGEKVSLTFHPAPDNHGYAFKRMDLENTPIIRADVDNVVDTSRGTTLMQNGAKVHTTEHVLAALVGMQIDNALIELDGPEIPIMDGSSFHFMNILEKAGFVEQEAERDYFIVTDNLTYEDKERNIEMLLVPQDEFRITVMVDYNSKILGTQHASMYSIKEFKEDIAPCRTFVFLHELEALLSRNLIKGGDLNNAIVLVAKEINQEELDKLADLFNKPKMEVKGIGVLNNTQLNFQNEPARHKLLDIVGDLALVGKPIKGHILAARSGHCGNVAFAKKIKEMIKEQKQKKAPKYDPNKEPLFNINDISRMLPHRHPFLLIDKIIDMYDNGIVGVKNVTMNEDFFRGHFPGNPVMPGVLLVEAMAQTGGIFVLNTVPDPENYLTYFMKIDKVKFKQKVVPGDTVIFKLELLSPVKRGICFMKGEAYVGDKMVAEGELVAQISRIK encoded by the coding sequence ATGAGTGATAAACAACGAACTATTCAGAATGCAGTTTCAATTTCTGGAATTGGCTTGCATACGGGAGAAAAAGTTTCCCTGACTTTTCATCCTGCACCTGATAATCATGGCTATGCATTTAAGCGAATGGATTTGGAAAACACTCCTATTATTCGAGCGGATGTAGATAATGTTGTAGATACTTCAAGGGGGACAACACTTATGCAAAATGGGGCCAAGGTGCATACAACAGAGCATGTTCTTGCCGCCCTTGTAGGTATGCAGATTGACAATGCACTAATTGAACTTGACGGGCCGGAAATTCCAATAATGGATGGGAGTTCATTTCATTTTATGAATATCCTTGAAAAGGCAGGTTTTGTTGAACAGGAAGCAGAAAGGGATTATTTTATTGTTACAGATAATCTTACTTATGAGGATAAGGAAAGGAATATTGAAATGCTCCTTGTTCCACAGGATGAATTCAGAATAACTGTAATGGTAGATTATAATTCTAAAATTCTTGGTACTCAACATGCTTCTATGTATAGCATAAAAGAATTTAAGGAAGATATTGCTCCATGCAGAACTTTTGTTTTTTTACATGAACTGGAAGCTCTTTTATCACGTAACCTTATAAAGGGTGGAGATCTTAACAACGCTATTGTGCTTGTGGCAAAGGAAATAAATCAAGAAGAGCTGGATAAACTTGCTGATTTGTTTAATAAGCCGAAAATGGAAGTAAAAGGAATAGGAGTTTTAAATAATACTCAATTAAATTTCCAGAACGAACCTGCAAGGCATAAACTTCTTGATATTGTGGGAGATCTTGCCCTTGTGGGCAAGCCAATAAAAGGACATATATTAGCAGCTCGTTCTGGCCATTGTGGAAATGTTGCATTTGCAAAAAAAATAAAAGAAATGATCAAAGAACAGAAACAAAAAAAAGCTCCAAAATATGATCCTAACAAGGAGCCTTTGTTCAATATTAATGATATTTCCAGAATGTTGCCCCACAGGCACCCATTTTTGCTAATTGATAAGATTATTGATATGTATGACAATGGCATTGTAGGGGTGAAGAATGTTACCATGAATGAGGATTTTTTTCGTGGCCATTTTCCAGGAAACCCTGTAATGCCGGGGGTTCTTTTGGTTGAAGCCATGGCCCAAACGGGTGGGATATTTGTATTAAACACAGTGCCTGATCCTGAGAATTACCTCACATATTTTATGAAAATTGACAAGGTTAAATTCAAGCAAAAAGTAGTCCCTGGTGATACTGTAATTTTTAAACTTGAATTGCTTTCCCCTGTAAAACGAGGAATTTGTTTTATGAAGGGCGAGGCCTATGTAGGCGATAAAATGGTAGCAGAAGGGGAATTAGTAGCACAAATTTCAAGAATAAAATAA
- the lpxA gene encoding acyl-ACP--UDP-N-acetylglucosamine O-acyltransferase, translating to MISPLASIHPEAKIAQNVIIEPFVTIYADVIIGEGTWIGPNSTIMDGSRIGKNCKIFPGAVIGAVPQDLKYAGEITTAEIGDNTTIRECVTINKGTIDRHKTTIGSNCLLMAYVHIAHDCQIGDNVILANCVNLAGHVEIADYAILEGLVAVQQFVKIGTHAFITGGSMVRKNVPPFVKAAREPLSYVGINAVGLRRRGFNNEQILQIEDLYRTLYVRGHNITKAIAIAELECPASPDKEQILSFIRESTNGIMRGLQTL from the coding sequence ATGATAAGTCCTCTTGCATCTATTCATCCAGAAGCTAAAATTGCGCAAAATGTTATTATAGAGCCATTTGTCACAATTTATGCTGATGTAATAATTGGTGAAGGAACATGGATAGGACCAAATTCGACCATTATGGATGGGAGCCGGATTGGAAAAAATTGTAAAATTTTCCCCGGGGCTGTCATAGGTGCTGTTCCACAGGATTTGAAATATGCAGGAGAAATAACGACTGCAGAAATTGGCGATAACACTACTATCAGGGAATGTGTTACAATAAACAAGGGCACTATTGACAGACATAAGACTACAATTGGAAGTAATTGTCTTTTGATGGCCTACGTTCATATAGCCCATGATTGCCAGATCGGAGACAATGTAATTTTGGCTAATTGTGTAAACCTTGCCGGACATGTAGAAATTGCTGATTATGCAATTTTAGAAGGCCTTGTTGCTGTTCAGCAATTTGTTAAAATAGGAACTCATGCTTTTATTACCGGTGGTTCAATGGTTAGAAAAAACGTACCTCCTTTTGTAAAAGCAGCCAGAGAACCTCTTTCTTATGTGGGAATAAATGCAGTAGGTTTAAGAAGAAGGGGGTTTAACAATGAACAGATACTACAAATTGAAGACCTTTACCGGACTCTTTATGTAAGGGGTCATAACATCACAAAGGCAATTGCCATAGCAGAACTTGAATGTCCGGCTTCTCCCGACAAGGAGCAAATACTTTCCTTTATCAGAGAAAGCACCAATGGAATAATGCGTGGTTTACAGACCTTGTAA
- a CDS encoding MarR family transcriptional regulator gives MNFNTIPLGRYLHLISKVYLEAFTHKLNYLDIDRHIYILTLIKDDEEISQKELACLLDIDKVTMSRIIDYLVKNKYIIRKQHSLDRRAFSLLLTSKAREILPKIRTTINELNKISFQGISESDKACFLSVSSKIATNLNRLPVDVVQFNYKVAVKKKKTNKKI, from the coding sequence TTGAATTTCAACACTATCCCTTTAGGCCGTTACCTTCATCTTATTTCAAAAGTTTATCTTGAGGCTTTCACCCATAAGCTGAATTATTTAGATATCGATAGGCATATTTATATTTTAACCTTAATTAAGGATGATGAGGAGATTTCACAAAAAGAGTTGGCTTGCCTCCTTGATATAGACAAGGTTACCATGAGCAGAATTATTGATTACCTGGTTAAAAACAAATACATTATTAGGAAACAGCACTCCTTGGATAGAAGGGCATTTTCACTGCTGTTAACTTCAAAGGCCCGGGAAATACTTCCTAAAATAAGGACCACAATCAATGAATTAAATAAAATTTCATTTCAAGGAATATCTGAAAGTGACAAAGCCTGTTTTTTAAGTGTTTCAAGTAAAATTGCAACGAATTTAAATCGATTGCCTGTTGATGTTGTTCAGTTTAATTATAAAGTAGCTGTAAAAAAGAAAAAGACAAATAAAAAAATTTAA
- a CDS encoding efflux RND transporter periplasmic adaptor subunit, with protein sequence MRLLKNLPFILIVVAIYGCGSDAETSKKQPMPSSSLTVEGEIAQKVWSKELVSSTGTTLANEEMNIQSEVSGRIIKINFEEGSTVNKGQILVKLDDLELKSLLQKSVLEKKLLDNKEKRQKKLLEIEAISQEEYDISQNAVDVLSAHIAMLRAQIQKTEIVAPFNGRIGLRNVSEGAIISPTTLIASLQDYSLIKLDFSVPEKYASQINSNTKILFTLEGSEEKYEAKVHAIEPRIDPVNRSLKIRAICSNKDRKILPGAFANVQVQLGEATLSIMIPTQAVIPDISGAKVYILKNGKASLSPVTTGLRTDIEISITSGINEGDTVITSGILQLKPGMPVLVNLSALNTDQKKVRILK encoded by the coding sequence ATGAGACTACTTAAAAACCTTCCATTTATTCTTATTGTTGTTGCCATTTATGGCTGTGGGTCGGATGCAGAAACCAGTAAAAAACAACCTATGCCAAGTTCTTCACTAACAGTTGAAGGTGAAATTGCACAAAAAGTGTGGAGCAAAGAACTGGTAAGTTCCACTGGCACTACCCTTGCCAATGAAGAGATGAATATTCAAAGTGAGGTAAGTGGCAGGATTATTAAGATTAATTTTGAAGAAGGAAGTACTGTTAATAAAGGACAGATATTGGTAAAGCTGGATGACCTGGAGCTTAAATCCTTGCTTCAGAAATCTGTTTTGGAAAAAAAACTGCTTGACAACAAAGAGAAAAGGCAAAAAAAACTGCTTGAAATAGAGGCAATAAGCCAGGAGGAATACGATATTTCCCAGAATGCAGTAGATGTATTAAGCGCCCATATTGCAATGTTAAGGGCTCAAATACAAAAAACTGAGATTGTAGCTCCATTTAATGGAAGAATTGGATTAAGAAACGTGAGTGAGGGAGCCATAATATCTCCAACAACATTAATTGCTTCGCTTCAAGATTACTCTTTAATTAAACTAGATTTTTCTGTTCCTGAAAAATATGCCAGCCAAATAAATTCAAACACAAAAATTTTATTCACATTAGAGGGCTCAGAGGAAAAATATGAAGCAAAAGTACATGCCATAGAGCCTAGAATAGACCCTGTAAACAGATCACTAAAAATTCGCGCCATTTGTTCAAATAAAGATAGAAAGATACTTCCGGGGGCATTTGCAAATGTGCAAGTACAACTTGGAGAGGCAACCTTATCCATTATGATTCCAACCCAAGCAGTAATTCCAGATATAAGTGGAGCAAAGGTTTATATTTTAAAAAATGGCAAAGCCAGCCTATCACCAGTTACAACAGGGCTAAGAACTGACATTGAAATCAGTATTACCTCCGGGATTAATGAGGGCGATACGGTTATAACTTCAGGAATATTACAACTAAAACCAGGTATGCCAGTACTTGTAAACCTTTCGGCATTAAATACAGATCAAAAAAAGGTAAGAATACTAAAGTAG